The following coding sequences are from one Rhipicephalus microplus isolate Deutch F79 chromosome 3, USDA_Rmic, whole genome shotgun sequence window:
- the LOC119176947 gene encoding uncharacterized protein LOC119176947, whose translation MNTLTIAVVVCAILATASAGGIGLGYGHGYGGYGLGYGLGGGYGVTGVGVGVGSSVAILGGGPAFTKAVAGPAFLVKTVHHVNKLHNGGALIAHSGLGSGYGGYGGYGYGGYGYKW comes from the exons ATGAACACCCTG ACTATTGCAGTCGTCGTCTGTGCCATCCTCGCCACTGCATCAGCCGGTGGCATCGGTCTTGGCTACGGTCATGGCTACGGAGGTTATGGTCTCGGCTATGGGCTTGGTGGTGGCTACGGTGtcaccggcgtcggcgtcggcgtcggcagCAGTGTGGCAATTTTAGGCGGTGGGCCTGCCTTCACAAAGGCCGTAGCTGGACCGGCCTTCCTGGTGAAGACGGTGCATCACGTAAACAAGCTGCACAATGGAGGCGCTCTGATTGCCCACTCCGGCCTCGGCAGTGGTTACGGTGGCTACGGAGGATACGGATATGGAGGTTATGGTTACAAGTGGTAA